A region from the Deltaproteobacteria bacterium genome encodes:
- a CDS encoding MarR family transcriptional regulator — translation MNTQIYNTKPDSNDDQSSFALYAAARLVVQSYRPYLDRLGVTYPQYMVIRHLHRFGAQTVTQIADQLYLDAGTVTPILKRLEKRDWLTRERSGEDERMVFNRLTPNGHTLALEASQVSRAALNRGRMREDWVKPLVSEAKTLLKHLAA, via the coding sequence ATGAACACACAAATCTACAATACAAAACCAGACAGCAACGACGACCAGAGTTCTTTTGCCCTTTACGCAGCCGCACGATTGGTCGTCCAATCTTACAGGCCCTACCTCGATAGACTCGGAGTCACATATCCACAGTATATGGTGATCCGGCATCTCCACCGCTTTGGGGCACAAACCGTCACCCAAATCGCTGACCAACTTTATTTAGATGCGGGGACCGTTACACCCATTCTTAAAAGGTTAGAAAAGCGAGACTGGCTAACAAGAGAGAGAAGCGGAGAAGACGAACGCATGGTCTTTAATCGACTTACGCCCAACGGCCATACTCTGGCCCTCGAAGCCAGTCAGGTAAGCAGAGCGGCGCTAAACCGCGGAAGAATGCGGGAGGACTGGGTGAAACCATTGGTGAGCGAGGCCAAAACGCTATTGAAGCACCTAGCTGCCTGA